A single region of the Streptomyces sp. NBC_00236 genome encodes:
- a CDS encoding penicillin acylase family protein, with translation MPPRTRMSVRTGRTRAATVAAVLALGTSLLASAPHAGAAEPDPAPVVDYCQGQCDDILPPGENGNATLVEILGNKAFGTHPAHSDDQLDRYDGLVAGHTGLTDQKLNDFFNDASFGVAKDQVESVTSPRDDVTITRDKVSGVPHIKGTTRYGTEFGAGFAAGQDRLWLMDLFRHIGRGELTSFAGGALANQGLEQQFWPQAPYTEADLEAQVESIRTQEGARGEQAMADAQAYVDGINSYREKSKKGRYFPGEYVLTGKIDALTNIGEIQPFKLTDLISIASVVGGQFGGGGGGEVQAALSLLSAQQKYGVEEGTKVWESFRQRNDPEAVLTVHDGTAFPYANKPGKAVGAALPDPGSVTTEPLIHDRTGSAGTDVKAPVKAPATLRKAQGIYDDGVIPEGSLPGSGSGAQKRGMSNALLVSGKHTASGNPVAVFGPQTGYFAPQLMMLQELQGPGISARGVSFAGVGMYIQMGRGQDYAWSATSAGQDITDTYAVDLCEPDGSTPTKDSTHYLYRGACTAMEKLERTNSWKPTVADSTAKGSYRMQVWRTGYGIVTHRATVGGKPVAYTTLRTTYRHEADSIIGFQMLNDPSYVTDAASFQRAASNIDYAFNWFYADSRTAAYYNSGMNPVRATGVDPALPVRAEKAYEWQGYDPAANTAAYTPFAEHPHSSGQDYYVSWNNKQAEGYASAGFGLSAVHRADLLDDRVAKLVEEGGVTRASLTRAMADAALTDLRGEQLLPELLKVIRSQPVTDPELNAVVQQLDSWRAAGAQRKESSPGSHTYTYADAVRIMDAWWPKLIEAEFKPGLGDDLYGALTANLATDESPAASHGPSGAHSGSAFQYGWWGFADKDLRQVLGQPVKGPLARPYCGNGDLSSCRAALLSTLKQAAAVPAAEVYPADDTCKAGEQWCTDSIIHRALGGIAQKAVHWQNRPTYQQVVEFPAHR, from the coding sequence ATGCCCCCACGCACCCGCATGTCCGTACGCACCGGCAGGACAAGGGCCGCCACCGTCGCGGCCGTTCTCGCCCTTGGTACGTCCCTGCTGGCTTCCGCACCCCACGCCGGCGCCGCCGAGCCGGATCCCGCCCCCGTCGTCGACTACTGCCAGGGACAGTGCGACGACATCCTGCCGCCCGGCGAGAACGGCAACGCCACCCTGGTCGAGATCCTCGGCAACAAGGCCTTCGGCACCCACCCCGCGCACAGCGACGACCAGCTCGACCGCTACGACGGTCTGGTCGCCGGGCACACGGGCCTCACCGACCAGAAGCTGAACGACTTCTTCAACGACGCCTCCTTCGGCGTCGCCAAGGACCAGGTCGAGTCCGTCACCTCGCCGCGCGACGACGTCACCATCACCCGCGACAAGGTGTCGGGCGTCCCGCACATCAAGGGCACCACCCGCTACGGCACCGAGTTCGGCGCCGGCTTCGCGGCCGGGCAGGACCGGCTCTGGCTGATGGACCTCTTCCGCCACATCGGGCGCGGGGAACTGACCTCCTTCGCCGGCGGCGCACTGGCCAACCAGGGCCTGGAGCAGCAGTTCTGGCCGCAGGCCCCGTACACCGAGGCCGACCTGGAGGCCCAGGTCGAGTCCATCAGGACCCAGGAGGGCGCCCGCGGCGAACAGGCCATGGCGGATGCCCAGGCCTATGTGGACGGCATCAACTCCTACCGGGAGAAGTCGAAGAAGGGCCGCTACTTCCCCGGCGAGTACGTCCTCACCGGCAAGATCGACGCCCTCACCAACATCGGCGAGATCCAGCCGTTCAAGCTCACCGACCTGATCTCGATCGCCTCGGTCGTCGGCGGCCAGTTCGGCGGCGGTGGCGGCGGCGAGGTGCAGGCGGCGCTCTCCCTGCTGTCGGCCCAGCAGAAGTACGGCGTCGAGGAGGGCACGAAGGTCTGGGAGTCGTTCCGGCAGCGCAACGACCCCGAGGCCGTGCTGACCGTGCACGACGGCACCGCCTTCCCGTACGCGAACAAGCCCGGCAAGGCCGTGGGCGCGGCGCTCCCGGACCCCGGCTCCGTCACCACCGAGCCGCTCATCCACGACCGCACGGGCTCCGCGGGCACCGACGTGAAGGCACCCGTCAAGGCCCCCGCCACGCTCCGGAAGGCCCAGGGCATCTACGACGACGGAGTCATCCCCGAGGGATCGCTCCCCGGCTCCGGCTCCGGCGCCCAGAAGCGCGGCATGTCCAACGCCCTGCTGGTGTCCGGCAAGCACACGGCGAGCGGCAACCCGGTCGCCGTGTTCGGCCCGCAGACCGGCTACTTCGCCCCGCAGCTGATGATGCTCCAGGAACTCCAGGGACCCGGCATCAGCGCCCGCGGCGTCTCCTTCGCCGGCGTCGGCATGTACATCCAGATGGGCCGCGGCCAGGACTACGCATGGAGCGCCACCTCGGCGGGCCAGGACATCACGGACACGTACGCCGTCGACCTGTGCGAACCCGACGGCTCCACGCCCACCAAGGACTCCACCCACTATCTCTACCGCGGCGCCTGCACCGCCATGGAGAAGCTGGAGCGCACCAACTCCTGGAAGCCGACCGTCGCCGACTCCACGGCGAAGGGCTCCTACCGGATGCAGGTGTGGCGCACCGGGTACGGCATCGTCACCCACCGCGCCACCGTGGGCGGCAAGCCCGTCGCGTACACCACGCTGCGCACCACCTACCGGCACGAGGCCGACTCGATCATCGGCTTCCAGATGCTCAACGACCCGTCGTACGTCACCGACGCCGCGTCCTTCCAGCGGGCGGCGAGCAACATCGACTACGCCTTCAACTGGTTCTACGCGGACTCCCGCACCGCCGCCTACTACAACAGCGGCATGAACCCGGTACGGGCGACGGGCGTCGACCCGGCGCTGCCCGTCCGGGCCGAGAAGGCGTACGAGTGGCAGGGCTACGACCCGGCGGCCAACACCGCCGCGTACACCCCCTTCGCCGAGCACCCGCACTCCAGCGGCCAGGACTACTACGTCTCCTGGAACAACAAGCAGGCCGAGGGGTACGCCTCCGCGGGCTTCGGGCTCAGTGCCGTGCACCGGGCCGATCTGCTCGACGACCGGGTCGCGAAGCTGGTCGAGGAGGGCGGCGTGACCCGCGCCTCCCTCACCCGGGCGATGGCGGACGCCGCGCTCACCGATCTGCGCGGCGAGCAGCTGCTCCCCGAACTGCTCAAGGTGATCCGCTCCCAGCCGGTCACCGACCCGGAGCTCAACGCGGTGGTCCAGCAACTGGACTCCTGGCGGGCGGCGGGAGCCCAGCGCAAGGAGAGCAGCCCGGGCTCGCACACGTACACCTACGCCGATGCCGTACGCATCATGGACGCCTGGTGGCCGAAGCTGATTGAGGCCGAGTTCAAGCCGGGACTGGGTGACGATCTGTACGGGGCGCTGACCGCGAACCTCGCCACGGACGAGTCCCCGGCGGCCAGCCACGGGCCGAGCGGCGCTCACAGCGGTTCGGCGTTCCAGTACGGCTGGTGGGGCTTCGCCGACAAGGATCTGCGCCAGGTGCTGGGGCAGCCGGTCAAGGGGCCGCTGGCCAGGCCCTACTGCGGCAACGGCGATCTGAGCAGCTGCCGGGCGGCGCTGCTGTCCACGCTGAAGCAGGCGGCGGCGGTGCCGGCGGCCGAGGTCTACCCGGCCGACGACACCTGCAAGGCCGGTGAGCAGTGGTGCACCGACTCGATCATCCACCGGGCGCTGGGCGGGATCGCGCAGAAGGCGGTCCACTGGCAGAACCGCCCGACGTACCAGCAGGTGGTGGAGTTCCCGGCGCACCGCTGA
- a CDS encoding YiaA/YiaB family inner membrane protein: MSETTTVKQQNTAAFYGQAVASFGIAMGAVTLGIYFLDADVWVRAFLAIGVLYLVTSAFTLAKVIRDRQEAGQIISRVDQARLEKILAEHDPFQKL, translated from the coding sequence ATGAGTGAGACGACAACGGTCAAGCAGCAGAACACCGCCGCCTTCTACGGCCAGGCCGTCGCGTCCTTCGGGATCGCGATGGGGGCGGTGACGCTCGGAATCTACTTCCTCGACGCCGACGTGTGGGTGCGCGCCTTCCTCGCCATCGGCGTCCTCTACCTCGTCACGTCCGCCTTCACGCTGGCCAAGGTCATCCGGGACCGGCAGGAGGCGGGGCAGATCATCAGCCGGGTCGACCAGGCCCGGCTGGAGAAGATCCTCGCCGAGCACGACCCCTTCCAGAAGCTCTGA
- a CDS encoding TetR/AcrR family transcriptional regulator — protein MSTAEETDGENTPWSEVTPEAARRLLVAAVDAFAERGYHATTTRDIAGRAGMSPAALYIHFKTKEELLHRISRIGHDRALTLLESAADGEGTATERLAGAVRAFVRWHAERHTTARVVQYELDALAEEHRTEIVELRRRSDAAVRRIIGEGVAAGEFDVSDVPGTALAVLSLCIDVARWFNAQGSRTPDEVGELYAGLVLRMVAAGR, from the coding sequence ATGAGCACGGCGGAGGAGACCGACGGCGAGAACACGCCGTGGTCCGAAGTGACGCCCGAGGCCGCCCGACGGCTCCTCGTGGCGGCCGTCGACGCCTTCGCCGAGCGCGGCTACCACGCGACCACCACACGGGACATCGCGGGCCGTGCCGGGATGAGCCCCGCGGCGCTCTACATCCACTTCAAGACGAAGGAAGAGCTGCTCCACCGGATCAGCAGGATCGGGCACGACCGCGCCCTGACCCTGCTGGAGTCGGCGGCCGACGGCGAGGGCACGGCCACCGAGCGGCTGGCCGGTGCCGTGCGGGCCTTCGTCCGCTGGCACGCCGAGCGGCACACCACCGCGCGTGTGGTCCAGTACGAGCTCGACGCGCTGGCCGAGGAGCACCGCACCGAGATCGTCGAACTGCGCCGCAGGAGCGACGCGGCGGTGCGCCGGATCATCGGCGAGGGTGTGGCGGCGGGAGAGTTCGACGTGTCCGACGTGCCCGGCACCGCACTTGCCGTGCTCTCGCTCTGCATCGACGTGGCGCGGTGGTTCAACGCGCAGGGCAGCCGGACGCCGGACGAGGTGGGGGAGCTGTACGCCGGGCTCGTGCTGCGGATGGTCGCGGCCGGGCGCTGA
- the ppk2 gene encoding polyphosphate kinase 2: MTRSAKQRTGRRKAKGAAGSAVLVAPGLARDAWREDYPYTSKLGRKAYDTSKRALQIELLKLQHWIKEHDERLVILFEGRDAAGKGGTIKRFTEHLNPRGARVVALEKPTERERSQWYFQRYVAHLPAAGEIVMFDRSWYNRAGVERVMNFCSTSEYLEFMHQAPGFERMLARDGIHLVKFWFSVSRDEQRRRFMSRQTDPVRQWKLSPVDLASLDKWDAYTEAKELMLFHTDTADAPWTVVKSNDKKRARLEAIRHVLHRFDYPDRDAAVAGEPDPLIVGPASRLFEQGETEAGRLTAGRPEDG, encoded by the coding sequence ATGACGCGGAGCGCCAAGCAGCGGACCGGCCGTAGGAAGGCGAAGGGGGCCGCCGGGTCTGCGGTGCTGGTGGCGCCGGGCCTGGCCCGTGACGCCTGGCGCGAGGACTACCCGTACACCTCCAAACTCGGCCGCAAGGCCTACGACACGTCCAAGCGGGCCCTGCAGATAGAGCTGCTCAAGCTCCAGCACTGGATCAAGGAGCACGACGAACGGCTCGTCATCCTCTTCGAGGGGCGCGACGCCGCCGGCAAGGGCGGCACCATCAAACGGTTCACCGAGCACCTCAATCCGCGTGGTGCGCGGGTGGTGGCACTGGAGAAACCCACCGAACGCGAGCGCTCCCAGTGGTACTTCCAGCGGTACGTGGCACATCTGCCGGCCGCCGGGGAGATCGTGATGTTCGACCGGTCCTGGTACAACCGGGCGGGTGTCGAGCGGGTGATGAACTTCTGCTCGACGTCCGAGTACCTCGAGTTCATGCACCAGGCCCCGGGGTTCGAGCGGATGCTCGCCCGTGACGGCATCCATCTCGTGAAGTTCTGGTTCTCCGTCTCGCGCGACGAGCAGCGCAGGCGGTTCATGAGCCGGCAGACCGATCCGGTGCGGCAGTGGAAGCTGAGCCCGGTCGACCTCGCGTCGCTCGACAAGTGGGACGCGTACACCGAGGCCAAGGAGCTGATGCTCTTCCACACGGACACGGCGGACGCTCCGTGGACCGTGGTGAAGAGCAACGACAAGAAGCGGGCCCGGCTGGAGGCCATCCGGCACGTCCTGCACCGCTTCGACTACCCGGACAGGGACGCGGCGGTGGCCGGGGAGCCGGACCCGCTGATCGTGGGTCCGGCCTCCCGGCTCTTCGAGCAGGGTGAGACCGAGGCGGGGCGGCTCACCGCAGGCCGGCCGGAAGACGGCTAG
- a CDS encoding Zn-dependent alcohol dehydrogenase has product MVRAAVLSAVGAPLEITDITLPEPGPGQVRIRLAAAGVCHSDLSLSNGTMRLPVPAVLGHEGAGTVVSVGEGVGHLAPGDGVVLNWAPSCGSCHHCGIGEVWLCVNALAGAANIHAHTADGTELHPGLNVAAFAQETVVAANCVLPAPDGIPLTDAALLGCAVLTGYGAVHHSAQVRSGESVVVFGIGGVGLAVLQAARIAGASKIIAVDVSPEKEDLARRAGATDYVIASATTPREIRGLTGGQGADVAVECVGRAATIRSAWESTRRGGRTTVVGIGGKDQQVTFNALEIFHWGRSLTGCVYGNSDPARDLPVLADHIRAGRFDLSMMVTERIALDGIPAAFDNMIAGKGGRALVVF; this is encoded by the coding sequence GTGGTCCGCGCCGCCGTACTGTCCGCCGTCGGAGCTCCGCTGGAGATCACCGACATCACCCTGCCCGAACCCGGCCCCGGCCAGGTGCGCATCCGCCTTGCCGCCGCCGGGGTCTGCCACTCCGACCTCTCGCTGTCCAACGGCACCATGCGGCTGCCCGTCCCCGCCGTCCTCGGCCACGAAGGCGCGGGTACCGTCGTCTCGGTGGGCGAGGGCGTCGGCCATCTCGCCCCGGGCGACGGCGTCGTCCTCAACTGGGCACCGTCCTGCGGCAGCTGCCACCACTGCGGCATCGGCGAGGTCTGGCTCTGCGTCAACGCCCTGGCCGGTGCGGCGAACATCCACGCCCACACCGCGGACGGCACCGAACTGCACCCCGGGCTGAACGTCGCCGCCTTCGCGCAGGAGACCGTGGTCGCCGCCAACTGCGTGCTGCCCGCCCCGGACGGCATCCCGCTCACCGACGCGGCCCTGCTCGGCTGCGCGGTGCTGACCGGGTACGGCGCGGTCCACCACAGCGCCCAGGTCCGCTCGGGCGAGTCCGTCGTCGTGTTCGGCATCGGCGGCGTCGGCCTCGCCGTGCTCCAGGCCGCCCGGATCGCCGGCGCCTCGAAGATCATCGCGGTGGACGTCTCCCCGGAGAAGGAGGACCTCGCACGCCGGGCGGGTGCCACGGACTACGTGATCGCCTCCGCCACCACGCCCCGCGAGATCCGGGGGCTCACCGGCGGACAGGGCGCGGACGTGGCCGTCGAGTGCGTCGGCCGGGCCGCCACCATCCGCAGCGCCTGGGAATCCACCCGCCGCGGCGGCCGCACCACGGTCGTCGGCATCGGGGGCAAGGACCAGCAGGTGACGTTCAACGCCCTGGAGATCTTCCACTGGGGCAGGTCCCTGACCGGGTGTGTGTACGGCAACAGCGACCCGGCCCGCGATCTGCCGGTGCTGGCCGACCACATCCGGGCGGGCCGCTTCGACCTCTCGATGATGGTCACCGAACGGATCGCGCTGGACGGCATCCCGGCGGCCTTCGACAACATGATCGCAGGCAAGGGCGGGCGCGCCCTGGTGGTCTTCTAG
- a CDS encoding acyl-CoA dehydrogenase family protein — translation MNLELSEEQEAVRQLAKDFVARDIAPHVVEWDRAENVDKSIVKKLGSLGFLGLTVPEEYGGSGGDHLTYCLVTEELGRGDSSVRGIVSVSLGLVAKTVAAWGDEEQKRQWLPRLTSGDAVGCFGLTEPGTGSDAGNLTTRAVRDGGDYVINGSKMFITNGTWADVVLLFARTNETPGHKGVSAFLVPTDTPGLTRRTIHGKLGLRGQATAELVLEDVRVPAGALMGPEGKGFSIAMSALAKGRMSVAAGCVGIAQAALDAAVGYAGEREQFGKSIASYQLVQELISDISVDVDAARLLTWRVADLIDRGEHFATAASQAKLFASEAAVRAANNAVQVFGGYGYIDEYPVGKLLRDARVMTLYEGTSQIQKLIIGRALTGVSAF, via the coding sequence ATGAACCTGGAGCTCAGCGAGGAGCAGGAAGCCGTCCGGCAGCTCGCCAAGGACTTCGTGGCCCGGGACATCGCCCCGCACGTCGTCGAGTGGGACCGGGCCGAGAACGTCGACAAGTCGATCGTGAAGAAGCTGGGCTCCCTCGGCTTCCTCGGGCTGACGGTCCCCGAGGAGTACGGCGGTTCGGGCGGCGACCATCTGACGTACTGCCTGGTGACCGAGGAGCTCGGCCGCGGGGACTCCTCGGTGCGCGGCATCGTCTCGGTCTCGCTCGGCCTGGTCGCCAAGACCGTCGCCGCGTGGGGCGACGAGGAGCAGAAGCGGCAGTGGCTGCCCCGGCTGACCTCCGGTGACGCCGTCGGCTGCTTCGGCCTCACCGAACCGGGCACGGGGTCGGACGCCGGGAATCTGACGACGAGGGCCGTCCGGGACGGGGGTGACTACGTCATCAACGGCAGTAAGATGTTCATCACCAACGGCACCTGGGCCGATGTGGTGCTGCTCTTCGCCCGCACCAACGAGACCCCCGGGCACAAGGGTGTGTCCGCCTTCCTGGTGCCCACCGACACCCCCGGCCTCACGAGGCGCACCATCCACGGCAAGCTCGGTCTGCGCGGCCAGGCGACCGCCGAACTGGTCCTGGAGGACGTCCGGGTACCCGCCGGCGCCCTCATGGGCCCGGAGGGCAAGGGCTTCTCCATAGCCATGTCGGCGCTGGCCAAGGGGCGGATGTCGGTCGCGGCGGGCTGCGTCGGCATCGCGCAGGCGGCCCTGGACGCGGCCGTGGGATACGCCGGGGAGCGCGAACAGTTCGGCAAGTCCATCGCGAGCTACCAGCTCGTCCAGGAGCTCATCAGCGACATCTCCGTGGACGTCGACGCCGCCCGACTGCTGACCTGGCGGGTGGCCGACCTGATCGACCGTGGCGAGCACTTCGCGACCGCCGCCTCCCAGGCGAAGCTCTTCGCCTCCGAGGCGGCCGTCCGCGCCGCGAACAACGCCGTCCAGGTCTTCGGCGGTTACGGCTACATCGACGAGTACCCCGTCGGCAAGCTGCTGCGCGACGCCCGGGTGATGACGCTCTACGAGGGCACCAGCCAGATCCAGAAGCTGATCATCGGCCGCGCCCTGACGGGGGTGTCCGCCTTCTGA
- a CDS encoding DMT family transporter, with amino-acid sequence MTTPPSSATPPEHRDWRATAAACTTVILWASAFVSIRSAGEAYSPGALALGRLLAGSLALGTLLLLRREGLPSRAVWPGILWSGLLWFGLYMVVLNWGEQQVDAGTAAMVVNIGPLLIALLGARLLGEGLPRRLLLGMGVSFAGAAVVGLSMSGHGSSSVLGVLLCLLAAVAYAGGVVGQKPALRHGSALQITTFGCLVGTAACLPFAGALVSDAADAPLSATLNMVYLGIFPTALAFTTWAYALARTTAGRMGATTYAVPALVVLMSWLLLDEVPALLTVTGGLLCLAGVAVSRKRPQTGATRKNPAQPVEGTPHDAERQAADRP; translated from the coding sequence ATGACGACACCGCCCTCCTCCGCCACCCCTCCGGAACACCGTGACTGGCGGGCCACGGCCGCCGCCTGCACCACCGTGATCCTCTGGGCCTCCGCCTTCGTCTCCATCCGCAGCGCGGGCGAGGCCTACTCCCCCGGCGCGCTGGCCCTCGGGCGGCTGCTGGCCGGCTCCCTGGCGCTCGGCACCCTCCTGCTGCTGCGGCGGGAGGGTCTTCCCTCACGGGCGGTCTGGCCGGGGATCCTCTGGTCGGGGCTGCTGTGGTTCGGCCTGTACATGGTGGTGCTCAACTGGGGCGAGCAGCAGGTGGACGCCGGGACCGCCGCGATGGTCGTGAACATCGGGCCCCTGCTGATCGCCCTGCTCGGCGCCCGGCTGCTCGGTGAGGGGCTGCCGCGACGGCTGCTGCTGGGCATGGGCGTGTCCTTCGCGGGCGCCGCGGTGGTGGGGCTCTCCATGTCGGGTCACGGGAGTTCCTCGGTGCTGGGGGTGCTGCTCTGCCTGCTGGCGGCCGTCGCGTACGCGGGCGGAGTCGTCGGCCAGAAGCCCGCGCTCCGGCACGGCTCGGCGCTCCAGATCACCACGTTCGGCTGCCTGGTCGGCACTGCGGCGTGCCTGCCGTTCGCCGGCGCGCTGGTCTCCGACGCGGCCGACGCACCCCTGTCGGCGACCCTGAACATGGTCTACCTGGGCATCTTCCCGACCGCGCTGGCCTTCACCACCTGGGCCTACGCGCTCGCGCGCACCACGGCGGGCCGGATGGGCGCCACCACCTACGCGGTGCCGGCACTCGTGGTGCTGATGTCGTGGCTGCTGCTGGACGAGGTGCCCGCGCTGCTCACCGTCACCGGCGGACTGCTCTGCCTGGCCGGGGTGGCGGTCTCCCGGAAGCGTCCGCAGACTGGTGCGACGCGGAAGAATCCCGCCCAGCCGGTGGAAGGAACCCCTCATGACGCGGAGCGCCAAGCAGCGGACCGGCCGTAG
- a CDS encoding TetR/AcrR family transcriptional regulator: protein MARPRKPLLSRDRIVETASALVDAEGLDAVSTRRLAAELGVSGPSLYNHFRNKDEILDAVADSVSAQVDLSMFDESDTRDWRAALHDWAVSYRAALSAHPHIVPVLAQGPGRRPAGLRVADAVFGAMVRAGWPPAQATYIGALMRYFITGSALGSFARGFVDDETAYDPADYPHLGQAHLLAERRQQVDEGAFETGLRALIDGLALQYAPPAQQVR, encoded by the coding sequence ATGGCCCGCCCGCGCAAGCCCCTTCTCAGCAGAGACCGCATCGTCGAGACGGCGAGCGCCCTCGTGGACGCCGAAGGGCTCGACGCCGTCTCGACCCGCCGCCTCGCGGCCGAGCTCGGGGTCAGCGGGCCGTCGCTCTACAACCACTTCCGCAACAAGGACGAGATCCTGGACGCGGTCGCCGACTCCGTCTCCGCGCAGGTCGACCTGTCGATGTTCGACGAGTCCGACACCCGCGACTGGCGGGCCGCCCTGCACGACTGGGCCGTCTCCTACCGTGCGGCGCTCAGCGCGCACCCGCACATCGTCCCGGTGCTCGCCCAGGGCCCCGGCCGCCGCCCGGCGGGCCTGCGGGTCGCCGACGCGGTGTTCGGCGCCATGGTCCGCGCCGGCTGGCCGCCCGCCCAGGCCACGTACATCGGCGCCCTGATGCGCTACTTCATCACCGGCTCGGCCCTCGGCTCGTTCGCCCGGGGATTCGTGGACGACGAGACGGCGTACGACCCGGCCGACTACCCGCACCTGGGCCAGGCCCATCTGCTCGCGGAGCGCCGCCAGCAGGTCGACGAGGGGGCCTTCGAGACGGGACTGCGGGCACTGATCGACGGGCTCGCCCTGCAGTACGCCCCGCCCGCGCAGCAGGTGCGGTAG
- the soxR gene encoding redox-sensitive transcriptional activator SoxR, which translates to MPQIPQTLHELTVGQLSARSGAAVSALHFYEAKGLISSRRTSGNQRRYTRDALRRVAFVRAAQRVGIPLATIRDALAELPEERTPNRDDWARLSEAWRSELDERIRQLARLRDHLTDCIGCGCLSLETCVLSNPDDISGERISGSRLMPEGRAAGKA; encoded by the coding sequence GTGCCCCAGATCCCACAGACACTCCATGAACTCACGGTCGGCCAGCTCTCCGCGCGCAGCGGCGCCGCGGTCTCGGCCCTGCACTTCTACGAGGCCAAGGGCCTGATCAGCAGCCGCCGCACCAGCGGTAACCAGCGCCGCTACACGAGGGACGCACTGCGCCGGGTCGCCTTCGTCCGCGCGGCGCAGCGGGTCGGCATCCCGCTCGCCACCATCCGTGACGCCCTGGCCGAGCTCCCGGAGGAGCGCACTCCGAACCGGGACGACTGGGCCCGGCTCTCCGAGGCCTGGCGCTCCGAGCTGGATGAGCGGATCCGGCAGCTGGCCAGGCTGCGCGACCACCTCACGGACTGCATCGGCTGCGGCTGCCTGTCGTTGGAGACCTGTGTGCTCTCCAACCCGGACGACATCTCCGGTGAGCGGATCAGTGGCTCGCGCCTCATGCCGGAGGGCAGGGCCGCCGGCAAGGCGTGA
- a CDS encoding MaoC family dehydratase, whose product MAEPRIFTSAQELRDGVGEQLGHSDWLEVDQKRIDLFADATGDHQWIHVDPERAAAGPFGTTIAHGYLTLSLLPALVPQVMQVENTKMGINYGTNKVRFPSTVPVGSRLRATAVLKSVEEAGGGVQVTAVVTVEREGGDKPACVAESVSRFYF is encoded by the coding sequence ATGGCAGAGCCGAGGATCTTCACGTCCGCGCAGGAGCTGCGTGACGGCGTGGGCGAGCAGCTGGGACACAGTGACTGGCTGGAGGTCGACCAGAAGAGGATCGACCTCTTCGCCGACGCCACCGGCGACCACCAGTGGATCCACGTGGACCCGGAGCGGGCCGCGGCCGGTCCGTTCGGGACGACGATCGCGCACGGCTACCTCACGCTCTCGCTGCTGCCGGCCCTCGTACCGCAGGTCATGCAGGTCGAGAACACCAAGATGGGCATCAACTACGGGACCAACAAGGTCCGCTTCCCCTCCACCGTGCCCGTGGGCTCCCGGCTGCGGGCGACGGCCGTCCTGAAGAGCGTCGAGGAGGCGGGCGGCGGCGTGCAGGTCACCGCCGTCGTCACGGTCGAGCGCGAGGGCGGCGACAAGCCCGCGTGCGTCGCCGAGTCGGTGTCGCGCTTCTACTTCTGA